From the Porites lutea chromosome 5, jaPorLute2.1, whole genome shotgun sequence genome, the window gggctcaaagtaaaagcactcatttgacggagggggggccttaacttttattcgaaatgtaaataaaattaaacgcaataaaagattatcaatacaggcatcatgatagactgtaacaaatatcaacccgaacagctgttaaatgattattgaaaatattccatcaaaatgaaaagcaaattcacaactgatcaattttaacccgtcttctaattaattgagctgatcctatgtaaagcaaaaatcatgaacttgtttttcagcttcccccaataaaacaatgggaatcaaacagatctcgtagacaagctttgtcggtttttgatgtgaataaaagtagtgtttcttcatcgacagaatcgatttgctgaattccatatatatgtggctcataacaaagttcaacaggctctcctcccaaggatctaaatataatgcaagctctttttcgtctgttatttgaagcgttcaatctcctgttctttgatttttttctctgctcctttctctttctggcttcagaagttttagattgagccaatgtggtaagcaccctggtacttagcaaatgctttgtctaaatcttcaatcaagcggtcaacatccttctcgatactagatgttacataataacgtttgtcattattgaagctgtgatggcagctcagtccagttttgagtttaccagtgtggtggaaggggggggggggtgcgacgttatttttcacataacagagggggggtTAGAgctaattatttttgttttggaaggggggtactgtctaagtttttgctagataactctagtttttcagcccccccctcctgataactattgcacagtcccttacaCGGTgacgcgaagatatgaattttattttcgagtggcaaaaccatatgtaatgttctttttattatatagacaaaaaaaaagacatcgataaaataatagatttttattcgccaatgcaaaaagtaattgtgacggctcaaatttaccgtacagcaatataagacattgtttacaatcatcttgagaaataacattgagctgaatagggctctacaatgacaaaatataagtaaagctttgaaaaatgtgtaattaaaattcaaaggacGCAAGCGCCtacaaattttggagggaaattaccgaaattacgtcatcgataaactcacgtgtgagattatggaaaataaaccactcgggtctcggatgtagtttttatgaattttacgagtggtatattttccagtaaaacactagtgtctatataataaaattttttattaaacGAAGATATGAttgtcgcagtggtaattgcagtttaagcaattgcaaattaaccccccaaaaaattcgggacttcaacgggattcttTATTACATAGTCTTTGCAAACATGGATATGATAGGTTACTTATTTGACACTAATTGGATGGACGTGTATTAAATAAGAATAAAACACGAGCAGAATTATGTGGACAGAATTTAAGTTCGTCATGGGGCAAACTTTGCAATTCACGGTTGACTCCTtcattaccgtaaaattccgaaaataagcccctccaaatataagccccccaaaccggtaacgcaaaaaaccctccgttaaatcgcccctccaaatataagcacccgggggcttgtacttggaaaattgccctcaaatacaaagtaaaacaatgagcaaaaacggtaaatttacttccaactataaggctagcccaatcgagtTTGAAACGCAAAGTTCCCTCCGTAGAtgagcccctccgaatataagcccctccaaaaataagcccctcaaaaagggcctttgaaaattataagccccggggcttattttcggaattttagggTAAGTTAATGTCGCCAATTATCgcatttactcgaataagcgccacCGCGACTAAGCGCCGCGGCCCTTAtataaacaataatttattcGTATCGCGATTTTGATGTGCGCATATTTCGCGAcacttaaatttcgcgattttgcgaaaatttaatattttgaatCACTTTAATTTTGCGTTATTGAATACCACAATTTACATTTCATTGACAAAGTCATTTAACATGTCCTTGAATCAAATGTAACGCCACATGAGATTAGCCGCTTAACAAGACTCTCAATGCGGCGCTTATATGAGAGCAgcgtttatttgaaagttggacaCGACAAAGAATTGTATAAACTACAACAGGTATTATTACTTTCCGTACTAAACAGAACGGATGCTTCTTCGggagcggcgcttatttgaggacGGTACTTAATTGGCGGcccttattcgagtaaatatgATAATTGCAACATTAACATAATGATGCAGTCAGCCGTGACACAGCCTTTTTAGTGACGTACTAACGTACTTCCTTCATTGATGACGATAACATGACTTCAATGCTTTTCAGGTCTAATGTTATCACTCTTAAGAGCTTATTACATTTGGCGCCAAATGTTAtaacatttaggactttattacatttagggccattAATTACATTCAGGCTTTCTACAGCAAGTCGGTAGAAATAAATGCTTGGAATAAGGAGTTTTTCCGTCCAAAGCAATGTCTTTGGACATAAAATAACGCATTTTGGTCATTGTCCACGCCTCGGTCTCATTCCAAAATGTGCGTCATTGCAACCTCTCTTCTGTTGTGTTTATTTCGCATAGCCTCTTCCCAGTGCTCCCTTCCACTACCCTTACTGTGGGGTCCAATGATTACCTGACCAATACGCTCATCATTTTTCAGTAGGTCGTGGTTCATGACCTTGATGGTAACAGAATAGTCATCAATGGTTTCATTTTTCACGTCAAACAAGAAACCTTGATTCCATACTGCATTCATGCCTCgagatttctttgtttttctgctCTCCAATAGTTGCCCATTTGCGTTTAGTATCAAACTCACATACGGTGCTGCAGATAGCAAACAGTCaaacaggaaaaataaaaaaagtaataaggATCCACATTAACCGCTTTGCAGGAAAAGTACATAACCAACTCAAACCAGGCCAGCCCACTCTACCGTGGGGCTGTTTCTTCTCATGCCTTGTATCCTAAAATcatttttgttgtgtttatcTGAGTAGGAGGGCTGGCCTACTTACCGAGATCTCAGTTGCTTCTCAGGGCGGAGCAGCCCCGCGATTCAAATTAACACAACGAAAATTTATGGATAAATAATAACACAATATAAGGTAATTGGTCACAGTGCCAGACTTTAAATCGGCCAAGCCCAGGTAGCCGGACTGCCTCATCTTATGAATAGGCAAATAAGAAGAAAACTAAGGTTAAGTAACGTTTCCTCCTAAACCTTTTTTATTCTTCGCCCGATTCGTGGGATCACACGTTGACAGAATTCCAAGAACAACTAACATCAACGAGCTCCAAAAAATCACTCTTCTGGGAACAGCACACATCCTCAGAAAGTTTCTATCAATCAAGTAAACTCTTTGGTACCTAAAGACCATAATTTGGACTCGGTGTTTCAGAGACTAAACAAGCAAGCCAAGGATTACAATAATtctataataacaataataataataattattatacttataataataataacgtttTATTGATGACTTTTCTACGTAGTAGCTCTACAATCAAGAAGCTTGTTGAAAGACGTGTTAGTGGGTGACTGAATCAAGGTCGGACGTGGTCTGGTTTATACTGGAAAGTGCTAGGGAAAGATGATGTGAAACAAATATAAAATTACTCTATGCGACCTACCAGTATTAAGAAATTTGCTACTTCTCAGGAGATTAGTAGCTTTCAGCACAGTAACATTCAACCTTGCTCGGCCAGCTTCGTATCGAAGTGAGATATGAATTTCACCTCTTGTCTGACTTAAAGAACGTCCTCGTGACTGCAATTAAAACGTAATCAGTGCTAGGATAAACTGTGGCAATTCAGCTGTTACAAAATTGACTTGGTTTGTATTGAAATGCGACAAATGACTGAAGTATTTCATCAGGTAAATAGTGAACTGTGGCAAACAGAGTTTGAACAAGTCTGGTGggttttggggaaaaaaatgtCTCTTTTGTGAGTATATCAGTTCAGTAAAGAGGGTCGTGTAACTGACTGAAAACGTACATCGCAGGTTACAGTTAAAATACTCCGCTgctcgtcgtattttcaactctctccTCAGTATTTCATCTGGTGATGGagcactgcgtctcatgcttgatacaTTACATAAAACTGTTTCAGAATTAACTGTGAGGTTTTTTTCATCTCATTTGTGAATGACATAAAATACAATCCGTTCCAATGCGCCACAAATTAACTGCATTTttacaatggaacctcgatataacggaGCCTCTATATACCGAAGTCCTCATGCTGACACTATAACGAACACTTTTCTTCAttccagtaatagtaaaatacatgaaaaagaaCTTCGATACAACGAAACCTTGGTATAGCGAACAAAATCTCCAGTCCTTTGGCGCTTCGTCAGTATCGagtccactatcgaggttcagTTCCAGGCGTCCCTTTAAATAGCAAATCGGCTTTTCGTTTaattccgtgggatgcctgtggcactaCCACGGTaaaaaatccggttcggttgtacccaaaattgcaaagcccaGCCAATAGGGttgcctaaaatctttatcgattatctctccttccaagccgaccaatcagattgtacaaaatctgtatcgatttttaatcgatttgcttctTCTGAAGAAAGTCGAAATCAGAACGtttcttgccaaatttgtcgcccttgagttttcccactcgtggtttaggatggcttgttaatCCTTCGagatactggcaagtcacgaaaggcgacctaagccaaattatttcttgcCTTCATGATTCTGttgtttaggtctagctttttcataaggtttaAGTTGCATCTGGTCGCGGGCCATGATTTCcgatatatttttctattcggagttcgccagtgtttgccgagcacagctagagttcagttttttttctttttttatcgaaaacaccttgacgatgggaggttaaatcgcgtaaatttcaactcggACCCTTGACGATTGAcggtgaaatcgcgaaaatattgtcctcgtcgatAGACGACTCGCTTTTggcatggattggacttctggatgggacacggatcaggaccttagtaaacttattataccttgggatcagggataatcattggaactatgttaactttgagaccttgaaaacacattgcaattaatttttaaccgtatcGAGAGCATCttggaaaattaaactttcatcttggattaaacattggaactttatcgaactttgtaaccctgggttcgaccctggataaagcaagcgggtgttttcttttgttttgttccattgacctaaaactacaatgtttatttctctttgaaaaagttacccGTGGCAACTTACTACGAAGATATGACCtatctttatacatatagttcctgttcaggttgatcagagagcattatgcgcatgttctccattacttgtttccgtTAACATTTCAGCTTAAGTTACACGGCTAAAGCTTGTTTTGATGcgaaataacttctttttcttatccaaatcgtgctacgaaaataactacatagcgatagatcaaaacaagatcaactccatccttgcgaccactgacaactataaatttagctggcgtagcaggcgtcgaaaggggtaggggatagggaggaagcaaaaaggggatgtggattGGGGAGAAATAGTAGCCTGCCACGAAGGCCAGTATAAATTCAGTCATAAGCACATTAAACCAACCCGTACAGGTAACCTACTCAtcgatgctcataacatgacacatctttccggtttccctaatttttccaaattcagatagaacgccattatgTTTCCATggaccaacgcatcccacggaaacgactttaggcgtcttgttaACTGATGAAAACGTTTTTCACAAACTTGCtgagttaatttatacttaGTATTAGAACAACAGCTATTATTCGCCGTTTGTTTTTTACTCGTGATAAAGAATTAAACGGAAATACGAAAACGTATTTCTCCTTAGATTTTACGTGGTGTCAAATTGCTTTTCAGGCATAATTTTGTCATAGTGTTATGAAAATAAGGTCAAACTGACTACGTATCTGTTAACGTTGAAGGAAGTAAAACGTACATCGATAGCCTGAATGACTCCCTCCCTCTAAATAGCTATGGAGAATGGAAAAAACTACCAAATAATACCTGACATTTAGGAAGCAGCTCTCTCCATATTATGGTCGGTTCACTGGGTAGAAACTTCTCCTTGTTGAAATGTACGTCTGTGTATCCAATCATTTTCCCTCTACTGAACTTATCGAACGCGTACAAGCCAAGACGAAGGATCAATGCCCTAAGTTCATTCTCCGAATAGCCAATAAACTCGAATGTCTCGTTAAAAATTGGCTCAGCAGTGTTGCTTTTGATTTCCGTGCGGTAAATGTTGGAATCGTCTGGGAGAAGCTGAAATCGCACTTGTGTCGGTGGGTACTTTCCATACCACCGTCGTGTGACATTCAGAGCACACATTATGTTAATAAACAGATGTGAATTGTGAAAATTATAGAAAATCGAAAACTGCACCTGACAAGGTTTTCTGTCAGCAAGCTGCACAGAGGTGAAGTCGCACTCACAAGGGTTAGAAAATGAAGACAATTTCCTACAGGAGGGACAGGGAGAAACATTTTCGTTACTGCTCATCTCAGTTGAACTCAAATTGAAGCTGCTCTGATCGGCCGCGAGGATCGGTTCAGACTCAGCGCTTTTCATTCTTGAGTTGCTGCTGTCACTGACTTTGTGAGCAGTCCTGTATCGACAGGCGAAGATGCACATAAATATTGCAATAATCGCACAGATTATTCCACCAACTATCGCCGCTAACACAAGCATAAAATCTGAAAGTATAATAAACACACGACTGATAAGTTATGCATGTGAGCGTAAACAGGTACGATTGAAAAAATAGGGTTTTTTTCTTACCATTCATTACTGACAATCAGATGATTATATTAGCACCAATCGAAAATCGAAGCTCCTGGGCCATTGGTAACGTAGCTACAAACTGTAcgaatgttttgaagaaaagcgTGCGTGAAAATTCATGTTCCCCTTTTAATCCATTTGGCGGAAGGCAAAAAACTTCCTTCACGGGTCATCAAACTTGACCTTGTTTAAGACATACGGACAAAGCAAACGTGGCCAACTAACAGTAACGCGACTACCTTCTCGTCACGTAGACGTATGATTTGCGAGCGATAATACATATGGAGTGTAAAGATAATAACATCAGCTGATAACATTTATGGATATCTCAAGTTACTCTGTATGTTCttggtaaattttttcaaagccaGTTTCTCGAGAGCGTAAACTTTTATTGGGCGTAAGAAAACCAATGTCATGGCGGCCAGCTATTGTAGACTGAAATCGGCACTAGTACCATTTGACCCTCCCTAGACAGTAGTGTTCGCTTGGCAGGATATGCAGAGGAGGGAGGAGAACGGTATTAGCTATAAAGGGGCTCATTGGTACGCAGTGAAACAATACATTCCCAAACACAGGATACAGGGCGATGTTGTAAAGGTTAGGTTTTCCGTACCGTATAGACTGAATAAATACTGAACCTGAGGAGCAGGACAGCAAAACATTTGTAGCTATGCAGCACCGTTACAGTAATTCTTTCCTAGACTGAGGAGCGGATTTCACGGGGGAACAAATATTAGATAAGGAAACGGCCCCAACACAAATCAATATATGCATGTAGACCCTAGATAAAATCATCTTTTTAATACAAGTTAAAAAGCCTATAAAAATAAGGGTTTACCTTGGACTACAGTTTATTTACAAAGTGTAAATCAACGAGGTATTTGAACTAACGGCACTGATCAAGAATGTCGACGGCCTTAATTGTAATTGAAGGCTTTCAAAACGACTTTTCGAATATCATCAGGATTATCAAAGGAAAATTCGCAACATTTTAAcctaaataaattaaactgaattttcaaaaaaaaaaaaatttctttaaagagcTTAGCTGGGGAAAAATGCAAAACCGTAACTCTCAGAATTTAATTCATACACTCACTCCGCAGAACActtattgaaagaaaaaaatctttacgCCGAAGTTTCTAGCAGTCTTTTGACCCCAACTTCCAATAAACTTGAGAATAATCAGCAAATTCTTTTGACACGCGGCTTTGGTCTGCCTGTCGCTTGCCTGGTGACCCTGGTGTGTCCTAGGTGGTGGTGGAAGGGGCCGACATCATACCGACACTCTtgcttctaaaaaaaacaacaaatcaggCACCGTTACAAACAAAGAGGGACTACAAGAAGACTCCTTTCTTAATTTAGACAGAAAATTACTTCACTTCGTTACAAACTTAACCCACAATCAATCTAAGTACACAAGGTGGCTAATTTTAGGGGTGGTTAGTCAGACATGGCCACAgccgaaaacaaaaagaatattcAGGAGAAATGTTCGACGTCTGTACTATCAAAAGAGACTACTGAGTCGTTTAAATAAATACTGCGTAAAACCTTATACCTTAACTTCTTCAAAATGTCGGCGTGCTGTATGGGAACGTATCATAGAACATGCCGATCACATTAGGAATAGCTTTGGTCTCTAAAATTTAACTACGTGGTTAAGTCTGGTGCATATTGCATTTTCCATAAAAAAAGAACTAATCTTTGTCATACCGTTTTCGTAAAGtcgttttgttttctcttctcctcggaCTTAAAGGTGGATCTACTTGTACAGCTTTTCTACgaagggaaaaagaagaaatgagTATCCAAACCGTTACCAATTTGGGCGTGTCTCCTACACCTGATCGGTCTGTCTTTCCTTTCAtacatttatatttttatttttttttctccgagATACCGAAaagacaagagaggataaaggggacagagaaggcatcccccatacacaccctttTCCAtgggtaattcgtctcgagttatttttagaatcgggataaagttacctcgcgcgctgcgtgaatgtttcgtggaggtttcgcatgactaaacgccgttcaaaacatgtcgggcgaaaggcaatgaaagcgtaaagagattgAGAgaattcctgaatattgaagcgaaatgaatCGGCGCTCACcggggaaaagggaatcgctggactctttgacaacccgtgaaattagtttaactcgaagttgtcgtaaactcagtgctttaataaaatgagaaatttcgccggtctattgaaaccggtcgttggtacaataaagcaagtaggacgccaagtgatattgttgttgaaaataaaagactaataaaaggataaatatcaaaccagaaattgctctctccAAACTGTAAATTTTAAATGATCCTGAGGGAATTtccagtgtgttaaggatttccctgctgtactgttagctctatacaagagaggaagggcgattcttttttaatttccgtttcgctgacacagctttagcagaaatctccctgtagtcgttttcgtcaacaaaacgaatagcaacagcaatatcgctctccgccattttgttctgcgtcaattcgtgaaggacgcgtggctctgagcgtgggtcatctacgcggaacacattcgcgctatgtgattggctgttgtctaatcccccttgggatctgtggtcttaaaaataactcgagacgaattaccaatcgaatagggtgtgtatgggggatgccttctttgtcccctttatcctctcttgcaaAAAGATCATCACACAACACACCAAGCTAGGGCAATAATTATTGTTGGTGAAGGGTGGTCCGCGATAACTATCTGGTATAGCTCCAGGGTTTGACACACGTCCACAACTGTTCCAGTAATTGGCTGCATGAACACGCAAAGCATCAAAGCCAAGCAACACAATTAACAAGCAATCTGACTTACTCATATGCTGCCGTCCTCATTTTACACAATTCTTCCACTTGATTACGAAGCTCATCACGTTCATATTCCAAATGTTTActtcaagaaagaaaatacatgaATTAAATGTCCAAAAGAATTCAGGAGAGATTGCAATTAAATCTGTTTTGTAAATGTATGCAAGGCAAGTGAAAGCGAAGAAGCTAAGGGCAGGATTTAGAGTTGTTTGTCATCGATtacaaaacaaactaaaacgTTGTAAAACTGACAAAATGGGGCAGCATTTACAGTAGCAGTGACACAATAATTCACCTTTTCATTTCAAGAGCAATTTTTTGTTCTGTTAACAGAGTGAGTCTTGTTTCCGTCGATGAATCAGAATctaaaaatgacaaattaaagGTGTAAACAGCTGttaatataaaacaaaaatggcaagcTTCCTATAAATTGTTCTGTTCAGACAAGGGTAAGCTGGTAGTCCCCCACAAATAGCCTATTAGAGATATAAGAAGTGCTTACAAAATGGGAACGAAAACCACTCCCTCAATGGAAGAACAGAATGCTAACTTCAGGGTAAAAAACGATGACAATCGCAGGACAAACGGAAAGACAAGTCCAACAAAAGATAAAgcataagaattaaaaaaaaaaactcactcGAAGGGTGATCATCGTCTTTTTGACTCTTTGCCATCTATGAGAAAAAATAATCGACGAAATAACACTAGCAGTAATCGGGGATTGGTAAAGTGGAAAAGTTTGTACGATTTGGAGACGCCGGCGTTTAATCAAGGAGATGGGTTAGAAAGAGCCACGTTCTTCAGTTTTA encodes:
- the LOC140936271 gene encoding synaptotagmin-C-like, coding for MNDFMLVLAAIVGGIICAIIAIFMCIFACRYRTAHKVSDSSNSRMKSAESEPILAADQSSFNLSSTEMSSNENVSPCPSCRKLSSFSNPCECDFTSVQLADRKPCQVQFSIFYNFHNSHLFINIMCALNVTRRWYGKYPPTQVRFQLLPDDSNIYRTEIKSNTAEPIFNETFEFIGYSENELRALILRLGLYAFDKFSRGKMIGYTDVHFNKEKFLPSEPTIIWRELLPKCQSRGRSLSQTRGEIHISLRYEAGRARLNVTVLKATNLLRSSKFLNTAPYVSLILNANGQLLESRKTKKSRGMNAVWNQGFLFDVKNETIDDYSVTIKVMNHDLLKNDERIGQVIIGPHSKGSGREHWEEAMRNKHNRREVAMTHILE